One genomic region from Mytilus trossulus isolate FHL-02 chromosome 9, PNRI_Mtr1.1.1.hap1, whole genome shotgun sequence encodes:
- the LOC134683562 gene encoding complement C1q-like protein 3, with product MKIHWFCSVISILVLTDVFAEQKKCPEADSDLIKYIKWQMEISNGGHNSLSPQKCQCKPKDVLKERPAFFAFLKANSVSFTGHDILKFDDLRTNIGNHYTPSTGHFTAPKPGLYEIFCLLYGYNNSRVTFQINKNDQLFAYGLTPGREWNSINISLLMELKKGDKIYVKHRVPSRRETVQGSQHSYFSGRLLQ from the exons ATGAAAATTCATTGGTTCTGTTCCGTCATCAGTATCTTGGTGTTGACTGACGTATTTGCTGAGCAGAAGAAATGTCCCGAAGCAGACTCTGATCtcataaaatacataaaatggcAGATGGAGATTTCTAATGGTGGACATAACAGTCTCTCACCACAGAAATGTCAATGTAAACCAAAAG ATGTGTTGAAAGAAAGACCAGCTTTCTTTGCATTTTTGAAGGCTAATAGTGTTTCATTCACTGGACAcgacattttgaaatttgatgatTTGAGAACAAACATAGGGAATCACTACACCCCTTCAACTGGACACTTTACAGCTCCAAAACCAGgattgtatgaaatattttgtcttttgtatGGATATAATAACTCCAGAGTCACCTTCcagataaacaaaaatgatcagcTTTTTGCCTATGGATTAACACCAGGTAGAGAATGGAATTCGATTAATATTTCTCTGCTGATGGAGTTGAAGAAAGGAgacaaaatatatgtcaaaCACCGAGTTCCATCAAGGAGGGAAACTGTCCAAGGCAGTCAGCATTCATATTTTTCTGGCCGTCTTcttcaataa